In one Culex quinquefasciatus strain JHB chromosome 2, VPISU_Cqui_1.0_pri_paternal, whole genome shotgun sequence genomic region, the following are encoded:
- the LOC119766509 gene encoding uncharacterized protein LOC119766509, with protein sequence MPANVKKRYLEWTFTRSTKSLPFRFILPAIEPLRKLRSAEPSRLLNITRLYDNDERDSDSEKSATTGRIRRSPPGSRPGAVKSVRRKLRGSRGQITTVPIIFGKAGRTGGLRLTKRECCQQVVQSWGSADCRSAQVASPSALEWSQQHLYPGGSAADVTEYEKDLGKAGNHPYINEFTAATLPSLPTASIGTHVTGSNVPTATMALSRTQLHHGHRGHQTNRLIRIVTWATPTTLAIVVDLGQ encoded by the exons ATGCCGGCCAACGTAAAAAAACGGTACCTGGAATGGACATTCACAAGGAGTACAAAAAG CCTCCCTTTTCGGTTCATTCTCCCGGCCATCGAACCACTCAGGAAACTCCGATCCGCCGAACCAAGCCGGCTACTCAACATCACCCGGTTGTATGACAACGACGAGCGAGATAGCGATAGCGAGAAGTCGGCCACAACGGGAAGAATCCGCCGTTCACCTCCCGGAAGTAGACCAGGAGCTGTAAAATCAGTGAGAAGAAAGTTGAGAGGATCGCGTGGGCAAATAACAACGGTTCCGATCATTTTTGGGAAAGCTGGCAGGACTGGCGG TCTACGCCTCACGAAGCGTGAATGCTGCCAGCAAGTTGTCCAAAGCTGGGGCTCGGCTGACTGTCGCTCCGCTCAA GTCGCAAGCCCAAGCGCGCTGGAATGGTCTCAGCAGCACCTCTATCCGGGTGGCTCCGCTGCCGACGTCACCGAGTACGAGAAGGACCTGGGCAAGGCGGGGAATCATCCGTACATCAACGAGTTCACGGCGGCCACGCTTCCGTCTCTTCCTACTGCCAGCATCGGAACTCACGTCACGGGGAGCAACGTGCCAACGGCAACGATGGCGCTCAGCAGAACCCAGCTGCACCACGGACATCGAGGCCATCAGACAAATCGACTCATTCGAATCGTCACC TGGGCCACACCGACGACGTTGGCGATAGTGGTGGATCTGGGCCAGTAG